The sequence CCCCTTCCAAATTTCTTTTCCCATAATTTCACTACTGGAATCCATTAAAGCAAGATTGACAGCATCACTTTCTCGAACCACAGCCGAAGTTTTATATTCAACAACAGGGTTATTTGAGTAACAAGACAAGTAATCCAGCTGAACTTTGCAAACGTCTACATGACCTAAGTTCTCCGAAGTAAAAACCTGCTTTTTGTTGAAGAGGCTTCCCCTTAAGATATCCTTGTGATGTTCTTTAAAAGCTGCAAAGGGAATAAGATTGGATCATGTTagccaaaccaaaaaaaaaaaaaacacattgctTGGGTTGCATTAGACTAGAAGCTGAGAAGTACAAAGAAGCctataataaatataaagacGGGTGCATGTGTTAAGTCAAGAATAAGATAAAGGACATACCATATGAGCACAGTTAATATGCATATCACCATATTTCCTTCCTCCCTTTAAATTCTAAAAATGTTTGGTGGCAATCCTTAATATTTGGCATGAATTTGTTttaatctatctatctatctatctatatatatatataaatgtaggGATTTCTTTTTGGGCCCAGATAATTGCAACTTCACCCATGGATATAACCAGTATTGTACAGGAAAATTTTCAGTACCTTTATTGAAAGAGCTCCGATCATGAAAGCATTCACTGTCATCTACCATGGAGCAACTCTCTCCAATCTCCAGAGCTAGATCTTTCGCAACACTTTTTGAAATGGTAGGATCAGATATGACAGAAAGCTTTGACTCAATTTTGGTCACCAAAAAGGGTATCGGGGCAGTGCAGCCAGGAGAAGTTCCATTTTTCGTGTCACCATTTGGTATCATCTCCGTCGGTTCGTCCAAGTCAATGATGTTTTGCGGGCTGGAATAAGTCTTTTTACCAAACAAAGTTCTCATTGGACTCCTTTTTCTCCTATCTTCATCTCCAAGGCTCAGGGAGAGCTCCAGTGACTCTGGATCTGAGCCATTACCATCAAAATGAGGATTTTTGAATTccatatttttatcccaacaGTTATAATTCTTTGGAAGATTTTTATCAACACAGCTTATAAAATCTTTGGCAGGAATCTGTAGATCAAGAGGCCTCCACTGAATCCTGTCACATGCACCATGCCGCCGTTCTACGAACTCTCTCCCAGTAAATTGCGTAGAACCCCCCTGAAGAACAAGCTCATCACATCAACGCTACAGAACTGAACATTGCCATTATCATCGAGTTCAATAATGGAGGATAAATAAAATGCATCCACTCCAATGCCACGCCATTAACAAGTTGCACATCTTCTGATGGGAATTATTGCCAAGTGAAACCATCTTAAAGGAAAATGCATAGAATCATTATTAGTACTACTATAATGATGTTTCTAGCTTTTAATTGACCTTTTTATTGAACTCCGGAAGGCAAGTACCAAGATATTTGGATTTATGCATCAGAACTATAAGAACACTCTGTAACATATTGAAAGTTAATAGCTATCACTTACCTTGGGCATGGACGAAAACCTTGGTTCTTTTTTGAGTGATTCATAATTTTTGGGAGGCGTAAGAGGTACTAAAGATGACCTTCCACTTGCATTATAGAAATAGTGTTCATCAAACTCTCCATAACCTGTATCCTGCATCAGTGTCTTTTGGATCTTATATAACTGATGGAGTTCATGGACCTGCAGTTTTTTAATCGGTAGGATGATAGATTAGTAACTGGTAGTCTGGTATATAGAGTAAAATGAAGGTCCCCTAGCATATAAACTTCTATCACAAGAAGCGTAACCTCATGGTAGAGCAGCTAAAAGAACACGAGCTAGCAAGTTATTAAAAAATGTTCTAAGCTATACCTGATTCCTAAATAAAGCTTCCTGGTTGAGCATTTTCTGCTTTAAAACTTGTTTAAGTGATTGGGTGTCCCTTTGCACACAGTTCAGGTCAAAATCTCCATGCACCAACATTTGTCCCTCGAGAAGTCAGATCTAATAGCCTTCAGTAAATTATGTGCTGCAATGTTTTTgaagttttattttattctctATGCTCACCAAGCTTCCAATGAAGGCCAAAAGAAGATAATGATGAACCTAGAAAATGTAACAATGCTCCAGATACCCACATTCTTAGTGGAAAAAAATAAGTGTCAGTATAAACATTCAGCAGCTATTAGTTAAGCAATGAGCGCGTGCTAATTGGTAgaggaatgaaaaatacaagcAAAATGAACTTCCAAAACACAAAGTCAAAAAATAGCATGATTTGAGAGCCAGAAAGTTAAAATGGTGTAATCCCTTTACTACAACAATTATAAAAGGCAACTCCCCTGCCAATCATCAATAACCATGATCGTGCAACTCAGCTAACAATTATTTCTGCTTTCCGACCAGGGTTCTCTATTATGTTAGTTCCTCTTATCTCAGAAAAATGAAAGCAGAGAGTAATTCCatgataaaattatatttaccaccacaatttgaaaaaaaaaaggtctaaGAAAACATTTACATAAGGAAAACAAACTCAACAACTTGCTTTTATacatctatgcatagataagatTTTCTTCAATGATCGTATGGTAGCCACCAAATTCGCCTCACAAAAGCCCGTCAATTTTTGATAGTGAACTCTCAGAAACAGCTAAAAGGGGTGCAATCATGTCtcaaatatatatagaaatggtCAGAAAGAATGCAAAAATTCttaacaacatagaaaaatatgtATCCTTGTCGATTCTTGATAATGGAGGGACATGTGGCCTTTAGGGGGGTCAAACTTAAATTTTTATgacattaaaagaaaaaaaattatttgaaggGGGTCAACTGCCCCTCTCAGTATAAAGAGGCTTCACTTTCCTACAGTGCAGAGGAAATCTTAGCACAGTCTTCCCAGATGGGATTACAACTATATTCAACACAGTCTACAGGAACCATACAGTACACTGTACACATACGGTTCCCAATCCTATTATcaataataacaaaaattagAGAGATGAAGACTGAAACTGAAATAAACCCATGAACATCATAACAACCAAGAACACAAGTTCAATAATTAGATGCTGTGACATTAATCAAACTGAATATCGGCTATCACAAAACAGACGGTGAAAGCTACAATTTTTGACGAATAAAACTAACAATAACAAAGAACAAAACCAAACCCAGAAAGAGTTAGAGGAGTATACCAGGGAGTCCCAAAAATTTCCACAGGAAAAACCCTGCGTTTACTTTGTACGATCAAAGCCAATGTTTCTAAGGGCAAAAGATTCGTCATATACAAGAACAGAGAGACAAAAACAAGCGTGCTATGTTTTCTTGAACACTTCTCAGCAGTATATTGTTTACGGCTGCCGAGATAGTGGTGagcattttcatttatattgagTATACAATGTGAAACCCTAGAGATGGACCACTTACATGGTTGACAGCTGTACAATTAAATACATACCTAGGaaagcaaatcaagaatatattAAATCTACTAAATCATGCTCTAACACACCCCTGCAAACTTGTGAGTGGTAAGGGTCGTTCAACTACTCCAAGTTTGTCTCTGAGACATTGAAACCGAGAATGGGATAGTGGTTTTGTCAAGCAATCTGCCACTTGATCATGAGAGGGAACATATCGTACATTGAGCTGTTTGGCTAGAACTTTGTCTCGCACAAAGTGAAtgtcaacttcaatatgtttgcTTCTGGCATGATAGACTGGATTAGATGCTAACGCACTTGCACTTAAGTTGTCACACCATGTGATGGGGGTTGAAAAACACTTCAGAGACAGTTCTCGAAGAAGGGATTCGAGCCATGATAGTTCACAAGCTACTTGTGCAAGCGCTCTATACTCTGATTCTGCACTAGACCTGGCCACAACGTGTTGCTTCTTTGAGGACCATGAAACTAGAGTGTCTCCAAGATAAACACAATGTCCTGCTGTTGATCGCCTATCATCCACACAACAtgcccaatctgcatcagaaAAACCTTGCAACAACAACTTAGTACATGGTTTAACATGCAGCCCCATGTCCTTGGTACCTTTCAAATATCTCAAAACTCTTTTCACTCCCTGCCAGTGGATAGTAGTaggagcatgaagaaattgGCTCAACTTGTTAACAATGAAGGCAATGTCTGGCCTGGTATTGGTCAGATATTGAAGGCCTCCAACAATGCTTCTATAGGAGGTTAAATCCTTCAGAGGTGTTCCAGTGGTAAGTGACATTGGTCGTCCAACAACAGCTGGTGTGGGGCATGATTTGGTCTCCGCCATCTTGGTCTTCctaagcaaatcatcaatatatCTAGTTTGTGTTAAGTACATACCAGTGATGTCTCTTCGCACTTCTATACCCAGAAAATGGTGTAGATGTCCCATGTCCTTCAGAGCAAACAGGTTGTGTAATTTGTGAACAAACTTCTGTAAAGAATCTGCACTGCTGCCTGTCACTATTATATCATCGACATAGATGAGGACCAAAATGATTTGATTTTTATCTATGTAGAAAAAGAGTGAAGTATCGCACTTGGAGTTCCGGAATTTCCACCGAGTCAAGGTGTCCTTAAGCTTTTCAAACCATGCTCTAGGAGCCTGCTTGAGCCCATATAATGCCTTTTGCAGTTTACAAACAAGATTAGGTTGAGACAGATTCTCAAAACCTGCTGGTTGATGCATGTACACTGTCTCCTGAAGAATGCCATTCAAGAAAGCGTTATTGATATCCAGTTGTCTCACCACCCAATTCCTTGAGACAGCAAGTGTAAGCACaaccttgattgtagaggctttgACAACTGGACTAAAAGTTTCAGAGAAATCTACCCCTGGAGTTTGGGTAAAACCCTTGGCTACTAGCCTGGCCTTGCATCTCTGGAAGCTCCCATCAGAGTTGTACTTGGCCTTGAACACCCACTTGTTCCCCACAATATTATAAGAAGGAGAATATGGAACCAGAACCCACGTTTGATTTTTCTGAAGGGCTGCaatttcttcttgcattgcacGAAACCAATCTTGAGAGCTCAAAGCTTCCTGTAAAGAATGAGGGGCAGCAGGGACTGTAGTTGTAGAGGCTGAGTACATGTGATAGTCAGCAGAATGCTTCTTGGGTTTGTGAATGCCGACTTTGGCTCTTGTCACCATATGATGTCCCTGACCACCACTAGAGGACGAGGGCAAAGTAGTGTTTGGGTGCTCTAAATGCCCTTGTTGATCAAGCTCTTGTGACACGGGCTCTGAATGATTGATAGACTCAGGTTCTCTTTCAAAACTAGGGCCTTCATGAGATTCCCGTGGACTGTGTTCTCCTCCAGTGGATGTTGTTGCTAAGGAGTTAGCAGGGACTTGTTCTACTGTTTGAGGTGCTTGAGAAAGGATTGCACTGCTTGACTGGAGAGGAACAGAGCCAACAGAATTGTGAACAGGTTTGGGAGGTGGTGGAACATAGGACAGTGAAGGAAAACAGTGAGACGATGTAAGAGAAGTGAAATACTCGGGCTGACTGGTATTAAGAAAGCCATTCTTGAAAGGAAAATCAAGTTCATTAAAGGTCACGTGTCTGGAGATGTAGATTCTACCAGTGGAACTTACACACTTGTATCCTTTATGGGCATCACTATACCCAAGGAAAACACACTTTGTAGTATGGAAttgaaatttttgtgtgtgataagGTCTTAAGCAAGGAAAACATGCACAACCAAAGGTTTTGAGAGAGGTGTAATTTGGTTGTGTTTTGAACAATGTGTTGATGGGAGTATTTCCATCTAGAACAGTTGTGGGTAGTCTATTGATGAGGAACACTGATGTTTGGAAGGATTCAATCCAATACTTTAAGGGCATATGTGCTTGAGCAAGCAGAGTTAGACCAGTCTCCACTATATGCCGATGTTTCCTTTCAGCTCTACCATTCTGAGCAGAAGTGAAAGGACAAGAGTGTCTGAAGTGAATACCATGTTGTTGGAGAAAAGAAGTAAAGCTTTGATATTCACCTCCAAAATCAGATTGAAGACACTTGATCTTTCTGTCTAGTTGATTTTCAATAAGAGTTTTAAATTGGATGAAAGCTCCCAAGGCATCAGATTTGTTTCTGAGTGGAAAGATCCAGGTAAACCTGCTGAAGTCATCCACAAAATGGATGTAGTATCGAAAGCCATTTGTGGATACTACTGGTGAGGGACCCCATAAATCAGTATGCACAAGATCAAGAGGATGGACTGCACAAGAAGATGATAATTTAAACGGCAAGAGATGAGATTTTCCATGTTGACAAGCATCACAAAAAAACTGTTTTTCATTAATAGAGAATTTTGAATTACAGCTCTTCAAAATCTGATCAAGAACTCTAGAGGATGGGTGACCTAGTCTCCTATGCCACACCTCTTTTAGGGAATTTAAAGACTTACAACTACCAGACTTAGCTACAAAAGATGAGTTACAGCTAGAGTTCAGGGTTGACGGCAGAAACTTAGGAGTGGCCTTGATGGTATCTGAAGAAAGAGGAGCCAAAAACACAGATTTGTTGGGTGATATGTCAAGCTGGTACAATCCATCCTTAAGCTTCCCTCGAAGTAAGATTGTTCCCGTTGCCTTGTCCTTAACAACACAACCACAAGAATTAAACTCCACAGTGATATTGTTAAAAGCAGTAAGTTGAGAAATGCTAAGAAGTTTTTTCTTGATGTCAGGAACGTGCAAAATATCTTTCAAATATAATGCTCTATTGTCAGATATATGCAAAATAGAATTTCCTACATTCTCAATTTGAAGCTTATCACCATTACCAATAGTGAGAGTAGTGTTACCAGTGTATTCAGATCTCTGTCCAAGATGTCCAACATCATCAGTCACATGTGTGCTAGCCCCACTATCAGCATACCAGGCAGGATCACTAACAGTCTCAGAGTTGGCCACATAAGCagaattgttgttgttgtttcctTGTTGGTCTGGTGGTGTTCCCTGGTAGGTATCATCATACCTATAATAGCATTTGACAGCAGTATGGCCTATTCTGCCGCAGACCTGGCACAAAGGTCTAGAATTGCTGTTTCTGCCCCTTCCTCTAGGAGGCCTTCCTCCTCTATGACCATAACCTCCAGGAGGTCGAACGTAATTCGGGTTATGGTTGTGAAAGGATCCGTGATTCGGACTATGGTTGTGAAAGGATCCTTGATTTCGGAATTGACCTCCTCTATAATTACCTTGATTTCTGCCTCTTCCAGTGAAATTTCCCAAATTTCTTGCTCCAGCAAAATTAGCCGATGGTTGACCTAAGTTAATAGAAGCAATACCAGCATTAATCTGTTCCAATCTCTTTTCATAACTAAGTAATTTAGCTTGTAGATCAACCCAGCTAATGTGCTCCTTCTCCTGAATTTGACACACTACaggattgtactctattgagtcaATTCCAGTCAGAATTTGTTCGACCAGATCCTCCAAGGGAACCGGTTTTCCAGCTAGAGCAAGGTTGTCAGCATGCCCTTTTGCCGTCTTCAAGTACTCAGACATCTTCATACTGCCTTTTTGAAGTTTCTGAAACTCTCTTTTGTAGTATGTAATGTTGGATTTAGTTCTAATTCCAAACACATCTCTTATTGACTCCCAAAGTTCTTTCGAAGTCTCACATCCCATCACTTCTGCCGCAACATCTATTTCCATCGAGTTGTATAACCATCCTAGCAGAGTCTGATCTTGAACATTCCATTCTTCATGTTCAGGGTTTTCAATCACCTCTTTTCCTTCTCCAGCTATGAATTTGGGTGGACACTTCCTGACCCCAGTGATTAAACCCTCCATCCGATTTCCACGAATGACAGGCAAAACAAAGTTTTTCCACAAGAGATAATTTTCATGGCTGAGTTTAACAGAACAATAAGAGCCTAGTGAATTACCTGCCTGTCCTGCTGTTCTTGAGCCAGCTACCATTGAGACAGTAGACATCTCTCTGCCTTTAGAATTGCTGAGAGTTGAGAGTTGTTCTTTCTCAACAGATTTCTCACTGTTAGAAGAAGTATTGGGACCACCATCCTTAAGACCATCGCCATCCGTGCTGCCAACCAtggtggctccgataccaagacAAAAACAAGCGTGCTATGTTTTCTTGAACACTTCTCAGCAGTATATTGTTTACGGCTGCCGAGATAGTGGTGagcattttcatttatattgagTATACAATGTGAAACCCTAGAGATGGACCACTTACATGGTTGACAGCTGTACAATTAAATACATACCTAGGaaagcaaatcaagaatatattAAATCTACTAAATCATGCTCTAACACAGAGAGAAGAGATATGCTTAGAAAACCTAAAACGAGAGTGAATCAGATCACAAAGGCAGCGGTCATTgatgggaagagagagagaaaacacaatcactctctgtttctctctctctctctctctcaataaaCTCCCCTCGGTCCTCAGAGAGTCCGAGAGCTACATATAGAAAAATCGGGATGCCAGTGGATTATATGCAACGTATTTCGTTTATTCTGGTATTTATGTCCACTTTGTGTCCTTTTCATATATCTTTGTGATTCCTTCCCCTAGATTTGCAATTTCCAGTTTGACTAAATCATTCTTTATGTCCTCGAAGTTACATCGTCTTCTCAATCCTATCCTTCAAGTTTAAAATTTCTTGATTATGTccttaatattataaaaagtcACTCTACTATGTCCGAAGCATCACTTTCCGACGACTAAGTGCCGGAATTTGCCAAGCTGACTATTGAATGACACTGTGGCATACAAGCAAGCTGTCCACGTGGTGAATGATGTagcatttaattaaaaaattaatctcttaaataatttgattttacacatgtaaaataagaaaaaatatatataaaaaatgcaTCAAATATCTCATGAGTAGTTGCAGTTTAACAATATCAATTCTATGTTTGCGTTCAAATCATTCATTCTTGGAGAATCAATCTGACAATCTGATTCAGGAACTTCAAATGGATGGATCTATGAGTTATGATGGTGGATCTATGGGTTTTGGATGGGTATGGAGTTTTCGTGGGTATATAGGCACGAATCGCACGATGATGGGTTTGGGTTGAAGGAGATAAAGATTAAGCAGAATCTGTTTGGGTTGAAGTCTTTTAGGTTTTTTCCAAGTATTTAGATTACTGGGATAAAGACTAAGCAGATCAAGCCCCTTCTACCTCTATTTCGTTTTTTCCTTGCTTCCCCTTCTTTCGACATACGGTCAGAGAGGAAATCTGACTTCAAATCAAGATCTGGAGCCGCAACTTCGTCCAGTCATAATCAACAACCATAAGAACATCTACATGTTCCTAGAAATTTACAAGTTTGGCAACATCCTCTAATCAATAAGCAAATATCTTCGTCTCCTAACCCGCAAACTTCTCTCTCATGCGTTCAAGTAAGATTGAAGGTTAAGAGAAGAACTGGAGCACAACAGATCTAGATACAAATACCCAACTCCAATGACTTGATTTCACGAGATCCTCATTCTTGGTTTCTTaagatttctctctctttgctcGTCCTCCTCAACAGAAGACGATTTTTcccttattttataaattagggtttttttgatGAGTTGGGGTTAAATTTATGATGtggcatttttttaaaatcaattaATGATGTGGATATGCCACCCTGTCATTCCGGTTGTCATATTTGCAAATTCCGGCACTTGGTCACCGGAAGTGGCGATCGGGATATAATTGGATGACTTTTTAGAACATTAAGGACATAATCAAGAAATTTTAAACTTGAAGGATATAATCGAGAAAAGGATACAACTTCAAGGACACAAACAATGATttagcttttctagttttttggCGGTTTCAACGGCAACGCTCACATTCCAACGTTTTAAATATCGGAATAATATGATCAACGTGGGACTGGTATTAGGGtgtaaaaatcaaatcaaaccaaGATTCGAAccgaaaatcaaataaaaaatacttaTTTGGTTTGACCATTTTGGTTCTCGGTTCGGATTTAAAAATCTCATTTCGATCTCAAATTGAAAACCGAACTATATATCAAAGTTGATATATTAACTAATACACATACATTTTAATTGACTAATTGAATCTAATTGAAATTGACTAATGGAATCTATATATACTACTTTTCAAATGCTCTAACAAACGAAACCTATTGACTTGTTTTCTCCTCGCCCGTTAAGGACTTGCTGGCATTTGccatttgttttcaaaaataaaaacaaaaggtttcaggTAGAGGTCACCATTTGATCCGCGGGTCAAAGCCCGGCCCGACCCAAAATTACATCTGGTCTGGACAGTCCGGCTCGATGCCTTGGGCGGGCCTAGGCTCCATTTCTTAAGACGAGCCTGGCTCGAAACCCGAAACCTCGGGTCGACCCGAGCCAGAGCTCGAAGCCCGACCCAAGGCCCGATCAATGTTCtacatgtatgtgtgtgtatatatgtgtgtgtgtgtttgtgtatatatatatgttctacatgtatatctatatgtgtgtgtatatgttctgcatgtgtatatatgttttgtgtgtttatatatatgttctgtgtgtatatatgttcttcatgtatatatatgttatgtgtgtatatatgttctgCATGTGTATAcatatctaaaaaaaattttaaaaaaatagttaaGGCAAGAGCCCGAGCCATTGTTCAAAGGCCCGAGCTTTATGGGTTTGGGCTGCATTTTCCCAATAAATCCGCCCTGAAACCCGATGATCAATACCGAACTTGGGCCAGGGTCAAGCCAAGCCTGGGCCTGAAAAGGTCGGGCGGGTGTAtcccgatgccgagccctagTTTCAGGATTTTAGCCTTGTGGGCCCTAAAGTCTTAACCTGGCACATTCTGTTTATACCGGAATTCTGGCTCATAGCATAACAAAACTGAAAACCCCACACATTCTAAACATCCACCACCGCTACCTCCAATTTCCCTCCATAAGCAATCAGTCTCTAGACTCTCTACACTGTGACTGTTATATTTTGCTCTCTCAAGAATCGATCTCTGCAATCTCCATGTCCAAGATGTTGAAGCCTTTCTCGCTCCTTTCACGAAAGAAACCAGCCACTCGACCTTTCAAAGACTACTACTTGGACTGGTTCAACACCCTCAAGAACCACCTTATTCCGCTCCTCGACCGCTCTCTCTCCTCCTCAGCCCCAGCTCCGCTTCTCTCATCCTACGTTCACCTCCTGCTACACCACATCCTCTCCTTCTATGACGCCCTGGACGCCGCCGCCACTCCGGACTCTATTCCCCACCTCCTTTTCCCTTCCTGGCGAACCCCAATTGAAACCCCCTTTCTCGTTCTCGGTGACCTCCATCCCTACCTCTTCACCAATCTCCTTCGCTCCTTCCTTGACGATCAAAGCGACGATGAAGTTACACAATCCGATGTCGAAAATGAAGAAAGGAGCCAACTTTATGATGTGGGTGATCTTGATTTCGATCTTGAACGGCCGTGGCAGGTTGCGATGGCATGGAAAGACGTGTCAAAGAATTTGATGACCCAGATTGAGCAGATTGAGTGCGGGGTAAGGCTAATGGTGCCAGCTCTTTTGGATAGAGCGAGGAAGGCCCAGACTGGTTTTGTGCGGAGGGTCGCTGAGGCTTGGGTGGATAACGAGGGGAAGAAGGAAAGAGTGGTGGGGGTGGGGGAGGctgtgaagatggagatggaggagaTGGTTGTTGTTTTTGCGGATGCGAATAGGTTAAGAAAGAGTGTTATCACGGAGATTGTTGGTGCGTTGGATGTGTTTCAAGGAGCTCTGTTTCTTGAAGGTTTAGCCCAATTTCTTGTTGGGTTTAGGGACCCTGATTTGCTTAGTGAATTTGAGAAGTGCAAGACTCCAATCAATAAGCAAGCTCGCTTGGCACTTTGAACCTTCTGTCCTATTTATGTTTTTCAAGTTCTTTGGATGTGTTCGAGGATTGAATGGTAGAGTGTTTTGTTTCTGGGTCTTGAAGTTTGAAGGTTTTCATAGTAGTCCAAGGTAAGCATTTTCTTTTACAATCCGGGatcaatttcattttcttaataTCTAGATTTCTATATGTTGAGCTTTGTGATTTGCTGTTATTAGTGCTACTCTTAACACAATTTTCTGGTCGATAATTTTGGTGGCAGGGCATTACCTAGTTGATGATTCAAGATAGCTGTATTGCAATCATCCGGTGTCTTTTCATGGGGCATGAACTCTTCATTCCAAAACTTTCCTGGTAAGGGagagagcaagttatgttcttttgaAGTTACTAAAGGGTCGTAGTATATGATACTATAGAAGATGATGCTTTGTTTGTGGGGAATCAACAAATTGCAATACATTGAAGCCACTGGGTCTTGTCAATTCACACAGCTTTCAATACTTATTTGTTTGTAGAGTTTTGGTGATAAAACCTTGGTGATTTTCACAACTATGGCCATCGATTGTGCTTCCTTTTCTGCTTGTACCATTCTATGGGTTACTGTAGGAGCGAAGAAGACTGATTTCTGAGGGATATAGCCATATAGGTAGTAGGAGTTGCATAGAAGTAGTGGTGCAATATCAAACTGTATAACCAAACAATTTATTTAGGAGGATCACAGGTTCAATGGACTGCCCATTTGTTAGTAGCTGGAATACTCATTCCTATTTTGTCCATTCATCATGTGGTACCTGGGCTGTGGCTAATGCCTTATAAATGCTGTTTTGTTTCATCTCACATTAATTCATACTTACAGTTTTTGTTTGTTGGGCCGTCATGTTGTACCTTAGCTTGTCTGCTTGGGAGATGGATTCAGgtgggttgggaggtgttgcaTAGTATTGGGTTCCCCATCTTTGCCCAACACCCCAACATATAATTGGCAAACAGAGATTTGTGATGAATCCTTCCTAATCTAACACCTCCTGAAATCAGCTGCCAAAGATTGCTTGCAGGAACCAAGGATTGCGTTCCACATCGGTCCTTGTGATCAAGTGTCGACGTGTCAGTCGTGCAGAAAATGATTGGGATC is a genomic window of Tripterygium wilfordii isolate XIE 37 chromosome 16, ASM1340144v1, whole genome shotgun sequence containing:
- the LOC119981473 gene encoding uncharacterized protein LOC119981473, whose translation is MLVHGDFDLNCVQRDTQSLKQVLKQKMLNQEALFRNQVHELHQLYKIQKTLMQDTGYGEFDEHYFYNASGRSSLVPLTPPKNYESLKKEPRFSSMPKGGSTQFTGREFVERRHGACDRIQWRPLDLQIPAKDFISCVDKNLPKNYNCWDKNMEFKNPHFDGNGSDPESLELSLSLGDEDRRKRSPMRTLFGKKTYSSPQNIIDLDEPTEMIPNGDTKNGTSPGCTAPIPFLVTKIESKLSVISDPTISKSVAKDLALEIGESCSMVDDSECFHDRSSFNKAFKEHHKDILRGSLFNKKQVFTSENLGHVDVCKVQLDYLSCYSNNPVVEYKTSAVVRESDAVNLALMDSSSEIMGKEIWKGKSKSNEKIDGKVCLSGSNSSVSRQSIGLCENIDYQSGDDKNEEVGLKSEFRMFAVTRQAGCENGYVEANEALGGSHQSPSTFQDGHGDKSSASRKSICISDNDSNSGKTRQSEVLSENSKISGSNQYSGTALGSQIVETSVTEHDRRSSNSSDLKHKSCDNKDSAEVDCLIKIGAQSLLKISLDNSSCLDPCKQAGTNETENDKEELPRYSSDSYELMVLKLTESTEDDDSVSSKLFEVNETETRDFSMKLRRGRRMKDFQKEILPSLASLSRHEIREDMNIMEAVLRSREYRKMRAKTADKGDWYTPVRNKRSRLNYTGRRNIS
- the LOC119980634 gene encoding protein INAPERTURATE POLLEN1, which produces MSKMLKPFSLLSRKKPATRPFKDYYLDWFNTLKNHLIPLLDRSLSSSAPAPLLSSYVHLLLHHILSFYDALDAAATPDSIPHLLFPSWRTPIETPFLVLGDLHPYLFTNLLRSFLDDQSDDEVTQSDVENEERSQLYDVGDLDFDLERPWQVAMAWKDVSKNLMTQIEQIECGVRLMVPALLDRARKAQTGFVRRVAEAWVDNEGKKERVVGVGEAVKMEMEEMVVVFADANRLRKSVITEIVGALDVFQGALFLEGLAQFLVGFRDPDLLSEFEKCKTPINKQARLAL